From the Oryza glaberrima chromosome 5, OglaRS2, whole genome shotgun sequence genome, one window contains:
- the LOC127772709 gene encoding transcription factor WRKY45-1 — translation MTSSMSPAPAPAYAQVMEDMEKGKELAAQLQGLLRDSPEAGRFVDQILHTFSRAMRALDKAAVSAAGGEGSEVQSEVTCGGGASAGGKRKAPAADRKANCRRRTQQSSGNTVVVKNLDDGQAWRKYGQKEIQNSKHPKAYFRCTHKYDQLCTAQRQVQRCDDDPASYRVTYIGEHTCRDPATAPIIAAHVIHQVAAGDDDDGCGGLHAGSRLISFVAAPAAPVDAAAAPTTSTITTVTAPGPLLQPLKVEGGVGSSDQEEVLSSLTPGSSAARGGGGGGGVAGPFGPDQGDVTSSLHWSYDAVAGMEFFKNDEVVFDLDDIMGLSF, via the exons ATGACGTCAtcgatgtcgccggcgccggcgccggcgtacGCGCAGGTGATGGAGGAcatggagaaggggaaggagcTGGCGGCGCAGCTGCAGGGGCTCCTCCGCGACTCGCCGGAGGCCGGCCGCTTCGTCGACCAGATTCTCCACACCTTCTCCCGGGCGATGCGGGCGCTCGACAAGGCGGCGGtctccgccgccggaggagaaggGTCGGAGGTGCAGAGCGAGGTCACCTGCGGGGGCGGGGCCAGCGCCGGCGGGAAGAGGaaagcccccgccgccgaccggaAGGCCAACTGCCGCAGGAG GACGCAGCAATCGTCCGGGAATACGGTGGTCGTCAAGAACCTCGACGACGGCCAGGCATGGCGCAAGTACGGGCAGAAGGAGATCCAAAACTCCAAGCACCCAAA GGCCTACTTCCGGTGCACGCACAAGTACGACCAGCTGTGCACGGCGCAGCGGCAGGTGCAGCGCTGCGACGACGACCCGGCGAGCTACAGGGTCACCTACATCGGCGAGCACACCTGCCGGGACCCGGCCACCGCCCCCATCATCGCGGCGCACGTCATCCaccaggtcgccgccggcgacgacgacgacggctgcggcggcctcCACGCGGGGTCCCGCCTCATCAGCTtcgtcgccgcgccggcggcgccagtAGACGCTgccgcggcgccgacgaccaGCACGATCACCACGGTCACCGCGCCGGGCCCGCTGCTGCAGCCGCTCAAggtggagggcggcgtcggctcGTCCGACCAGGAGGAGGTGCTGAGCAGCCTCACGCCCGGCAGctccgcggcgcgcggcggcggcggcggcggcggagtcgcgGGTCCCTTCGGGCCGGACCAGGGCGATGTCACGTCCTCCCTGCACTGGAGctacgacgccgtcgccggcatgGAGTTCTTCAAGAACGACGAGGTTGTCTTCGATCTGGACGACATTATGGGTTTGAGCTTTTGA